In Arthrobacter citreus, a single genomic region encodes these proteins:
- a CDS encoding sodium:solute symporter: protein MNSALIIILGFLALSIWLGLQARKGKEMTFEQWSIGGRGFGSLFVFLLLAGEMFTTFTFMGASGSAYSFGMPAVYAFNAFYFIVAYWLLPPVWKYAKENNVVSQSDFYTKKYNSSALGILVSVISIISIIPYLTMQLKGLGIIVSEASYGKIPQSIAITIAVITITIYVTVSGIHGSAWTAVIKDTLILFVVIFVGIYFPVHYYGGFHPMFEAIQTAKPDLMLFPEKGLSVSWFITTSIMLALSFYMFPHMLMGIFSSKSAKALRWNAAFMPIYQIIIVFSLFVGFAAILQVPSLKGGDVDLALFKLAKISFDPWFVGVIGAAGALAALIPSSLVLTSAATILSKNVYKALKPNTTDDQLIKLTRVLVPILALVTLYFTLNGGDTIMTLYIMAYSFMAQLFPALYFSLWKKNPVTVQGAAAGIIIGVAAVTYSTTTGTTLATLFPSFPHVIQDIDVGLVVMVINFAVTLVVSRVTRKTKFVAEKNDRMLTNFRENV, encoded by the coding sequence GTGAATTCCGCACTAATCATAATTCTTGGCTTTTTAGCTTTATCCATTTGGTTAGGTTTACAAGCACGTAAAGGTAAAGAGATGACTTTTGAGCAGTGGTCAATTGGTGGACGAGGTTTTGGTTCTCTTTTTGTGTTTCTCTTGTTGGCAGGAGAAATGTTTACGACGTTTACATTTATGGGGGCATCGGGAAGTGCTTATTCATTTGGAATGCCGGCAGTATATGCCTTTAATGCCTTTTATTTTATTGTAGCTTATTGGCTGTTACCGCCAGTCTGGAAGTATGCAAAAGAAAATAATGTTGTATCACAATCTGATTTTTATACGAAAAAGTATAATAGTTCAGCACTAGGAATTCTCGTTTCAGTCATTAGTATCATTTCTATTATTCCATATTTAACAATGCAATTGAAAGGGTTAGGTATTATTGTTTCAGAGGCATCTTATGGAAAAATCCCGCAGAGTATTGCGATTACGATTGCTGTCATTACGATCACAATTTATGTAACAGTTTCGGGCATTCATGGTTCTGCTTGGACTGCTGTTATTAAGGATACTCTGATTTTATTTGTTGTCATCTTCGTAGGAATCTATTTTCCTGTACATTATTACGGTGGTTTTCATCCAATGTTTGAGGCAATCCAAACTGCTAAACCTGATTTGATGTTATTTCCTGAAAAAGGTTTAAGTGTATCTTGGTTTATTACAACTAGTATTATGTTAGCCCTTTCATTCTATATGTTTCCACATATGCTTATGGGGATTTTTTCTTCAAAGAGTGCAAAAGCACTTCGTTGGAATGCAGCTTTTATGCCAATCTATCAAATTATAATTGTCTTTTCTTTATTTGTTGGATTCGCTGCAATTCTTCAAGTTCCATCTTTAAAAGGTGGAGACGTAGATTTAGCATTATTTAAACTCGCTAAAATTTCGTTTGATCCTTGGTTTGTAGGAGTAATTGGCGCAGCAGGAGCATTAGCAGCATTAATACCAAGTTCATTAGTCTTAACATCCGCCGCTACAATATTATCTAAAAATGTTTACAAAGCGTTGAAACCAAATACAACAGATGACCAGCTTATTAAACTAACTCGAGTTTTAGTACCTATACTTGCACTAGTAACACTCTATTTTACGTTAAATGGTGGCGATACAATTATGACACTGTATATTATGGCATATAGCTTTATGGCGCAGTTGTTCCCAGCATTGTATTTTAGTCTTTGGAAGAAGAATCCAGTAACAGTTCAAGGAGCGGCTGCTGGCATTATAATCGGAGTTGCAGCAGTTACTTATTCTACAACAACTGGCACAACGTTAGCGACTCTGTTTCCTTCGTTTCCTCATGTCATACAAGATATTGATGTTGGTTTAGTTGTAATGGTTATTAATTTTGCAGTAACGCTAGTAGTAAGTAGAGTTACAAGAAAGACTAAATTTGTAGCAGAAAAGAACGATCGAATGCTTACTAATTTTCGAGAAAATGTTTAA
- a CDS encoding DUF3311 domain-containing protein codes for MKKLLYILSAIPAIGSLTVINKVEPYVLGMPFVLFWTILWVFLTSIFLLIVNKLDPANKGGEQE; via the coding sequence ATGAAAAAATTACTGTACATATTAAGTGCGATACCAGCTATTGGATCGCTCACGGTTATTAATAAAGTCGAGCCATATGTTCTTGGAATGCCATTTGTTCTCTTTTGGACGATTCTATGGGTTTTTCTTACATCAATATTTTTATTAATTGTGAATAAGTTAGATCCTGCTAATAAAGGGGGCGAGCAAGAGTGA